In the Paenibacillus sp. FSL R7-0337 genome, CTTGCTCATGCTTCCACCTCAATCTTCAGGTCCTTCAGCTTAAATAACTGGAACGGCAGCAGGTCAGGCGAGTCCAGGTTCACGCTGGTCACATGATCAATGCCGGCGATTCCCTCTACCAGATGATACAGATCCGAGGCGTACAGCTTCCTCCCCGGAAGCCAGCCCTGTCCGTGCTCCCCCCCGTTAACCGGGTCCAGAAACTGTGCAATGCTGCCATGGACGATGCTTCCGATGCTCTGATTCCCGGCGGCAACCGTCATCTCAATCACAACATCCCGGTAATCTGGCTCAACAACATGGACTCGGGTCGTCAGCAGCTTGCTCTGCTCCAGGATGGCTTTAACCTGTTGCTTGATCTCCGCCATGTCTCTGCGCAGATCCTGCTGATTCGCGGTCTGGAGCACCAGAACTACGGACACATGCCCGAAGGCTTCTTTATCCCGCCCGGTGCCGTTCTCCATATCCGTATTAATCAGACAGAGCGTACGGACCGCAAGGTCTGGATACGTGGTCCGAATCCCCGGGATATCCAGCAGGCTCTGCCTCGCCAGCAGCTGGTAATCTTCTGCCGTCACAGCCCTATAGCATTCGGAGAACTGCTTCGCCCCGCGGGATATTCCGCTGGCGAGCTCCTCCCCGTCCTCCAGGGTGATACCAAGCAGCTTGAGGAACTGCTGCCTGCTCTCATCGGTCACCTGGTCAAGCCTGTAGAGAACCATCTCCGTGAAATAGGCGAACAGCTCCACCAGGGTAATGCCGGGATCGGAGGGATTATAGTTCGTCCAATCCGGATCGTAGAGCGGAATCAGCGCAGTGGCATCGGCCACAAGCTGGTCAAAGCTAAGATCATCCAGCTTCATTACTGGAAGCGGCATAGGTTCTTCCTCCTTTCTGTAGTTACGGCTCCAAAGTATTACAATGCGGACACCGCACCACTGTGTCCGGAATACCGGACAGCCCCGTCAGATACCTCCGCTCTTCCCTGCGGATAGTCTCCAGCCCGCACGCTGCCGTGGTTGCGGTCAAATCATGCAGCAGGCCCGCCCGCTTATCCATAAGATACGGAAAGGGATGTTCCTCCGGCTTGTTCACCAGATGCAGCCCGCCGCAGATCAGCTCATCCTCTTCCAGATGAATATTGCCGCTGGTGAGGGTACGGATCTTGAGCGGTGTGGTGTTGATGTATTCATCCGTCCGGCTCAGGAAGACAATATCCTTCTCCTCGAATACAGCGGTCTTCACAACAAAGGTTACCGCCCCCGAATCCAGCCTACTCAGGATATACGTCCGGACCGTCAGATCATCCGTAAGATCAAATTCCAGATCGCTGCCCTCGGGATAGCTCTCTGCAAGCGGTTCTTCGTCAAGGGTCTGGCATTCGAGCATGTCACCGTCGATGGTGAGGACAATCAGCTCTACCGGCTTCCGGGATCTGTAGCGGAGCCTGATGATTCCGTTCTCCTTGAACCCTCTGAGCACCAGCGATTTCACTTCATCCCCGGCATCCACCGGCTCGGCAAGAGCAAATTGAAGCGCGTTGTCCTCAGAACGGACCAGACTGTATTTCGGATAAGCGGCCTGTGGCTTATACGGCCCGTTCTCAAGCGGCTCCAGCTTCAGCGTGAAGCATTGCACTGAAGCTTTGACGAGCACATCCGATACATAGTCAACACCCGGCGTATTCTTAATCACGGCATAGACCTCGGAGACATACAGGTTCTGTCCCAGCTCCCAGCCCTTGTTCCCGTCTGCGCCCTTCAGCGGATGAAAAAACTGCTTCAGGTTGTCAATGATCCGTCCCTCAGCTACCTTCCGCTGGTCCAGAGAGGTAAAGACTACGGTTGCCTCCACAGCAGTGCGGACATAGTCCGGGCCAATGACTTCAATCCGCGGCTCGGCGGTGTTTAGAGGGGCTGAGATCCGTTCACACAGATAGGCTTCAATCTCACTGCGCAATTCCTGGCTCGGGACCGGCCTCGGATCGTCCGTCTCCGGCACCACGATCAGGGTAGCTCTACCCGGGGTGAAATCCAGCTCCCGGTTCATAGCACTAAGACATTTCACCTTGGCGATCTGAGGCATCGCCTCGCGCACCAGCCATTCCATGTCCTCAGCGGTTACGCCCCTGTTCCAGCTCTTCAGCGTATGCGGCCCGCGAAGCTCAGCCTGCTCTGCTTCCTCCTGATCGAAGCCGCCGTCCGCCGCCACCGGATTAGTTACGGAATCCAGCCAGCTGTAGCTGTCCCATATCCGGGATACCGAGCCTGCGGCTACATTCCCGGACGCTCCGCCGCCATGCTTGTAGTCACACACGATGTTGTCTGTGCCCATAGGCGGAATCATGCCGCTCCGTCCATCCCCGAACATGATCATTCCGGTGCTTCTGTCCAGCATATAGTGCCTTGAATCTGAACCGGATACGGAGAACGTATTGACTTCCTCCCACGGTATCCATGTCCCCTGACCTGTGGCTTCCCGGACCTTGAGAAGCTGGCCGGGCAGCACGGGTATTTTGGACAACTGAACGGTCTGATTCTCCTCACCGTTGCTGGAGCCCAGAAGCTCTCCCGCAGCGGTATTGGAATTGCGGGCCCAGACCGCGTTAGCGAGAATAGCGTCCACCTGCGGGACTATCTCGAACCGGCCTTCATCCAGCCGGGCACGTATCCAGTATTGCTCCGTGCCGAACAGCGGCCGTCTCGCAATATCTCCCGGCACGGCAAACTGCAGAATCTCCCTGCGGGTGAAGCCTCTGATCTCATCATTCACGCTGAGCGTCAGCCATCTTCTGCTGTCCCAATACTCCCACGCCACTACCGGACGTCCCAGCTGTTCACCGGTTAGCGGAAAGAAGAGCGACACGGGCAGATCGCTGATATCACGATCAAAGCCCAGGTAGAAGGTCGGCTCCGTCTCGGTGCACGGATAGAAGGGCTTGAAATATTCGCCTTCGTTGCGGCAGGCCGCCGACTTGTCAGCGAAGCTGAAGTTATTCTCTGTAAGCACGGTCTGCGGGTGCGCCTCCAGTGTGTAGCTGTAGGCTATACTGAGCTTACGGATGGAAGGCGGCGCGTATGTGGCCTGGGTCACCTTGAGCTTGGCTACATTGATGCTGCCTTCTCCCAGCTTGACCTCTTCATCCTGATATTCGTATTTCGCATCCTCGCCGTAATTCCCGCCGGTGATGCGGGCCCGGACCCAGTACTGCTCTTCACCGCCCAGCGTCAGCTTCTGGATACCCGGACAGACGAAGCTCAGCGTTCCGCTGGCAGTAAGGCTGCTGACCGCACGGAGGGCAGCGCCGCCATAAGCTGCACCGCCTTCGTCCGTTCTCTCCTCAAGACCGGTGATCGCAAGCCATTCCTGCCCGTTCCAATATTCCCAGCCGATTCTCACATACGGTGTGTCCGGCAGCTTGCTGATCTCCGGCTCTGACAGCTCCACCCTCAGCGTAATCCGGGCACCCGGCTTCGAGAAGGCCTCCCCGCAGGCGATATAGAACGTATCATTGATTCTGGGCTTGTCCCCCAGCGGATAATAATCCTTGCCCATATCCAGCAGGTTCCCATTATTCACCGTCACATCCGGCGGGAGCGGCTGCGGACTCACCACGTTAAGCTCCAGGCGGATATCTTCGATATCCGGCATTTGCGTACCGGCAGTTATGGGCCTCTTCAGCTCAGCGAAAATCCATTTGCCCGGCCATTCCCGCAGCACCCCGGACGGTTCGTACCCGGCCAGCGTCTTCGTATGCACGCCAGTCAGCCGGTCGAACCGGACCACCGCCCTCCACAGAGCATCTTCGTCCTCTTGTGCTTCGGCTATCGAGGAAGGATACAGCTGCACAGAATTCCCTTCATCATCGAAACAGAACCAGTCGATATGGTTCAGCAGATCTCCGGTTCTATCCTGCTCCGGCGCGGCCTTGCTCAACGCGGCTGCATCCGGCCTGTTGAAATAGACCGATAAGCTGCTGCCCGCTTCCTGGAATCCGAGCAACTCTGTATGTCCCAGATACAATCTGTGGACAACTGTCGAATCCCCCCTGAACAGCCGGGCAGGTCTGCCGGCAGCTCCCCCGGCTAGCAGATGATCCTGATTGCTCCATTGGTCCTCCTGCGGATCGAGACTTACCGCCCGGACAGGCTGCGCCATAATGACGGTCAAATCCTTGTCCGTCTCAAAAACCACCTCCGCCCCCTGCTCCGGCTGGGCGGATACCCGGGTTCCGGCCGGAACCGTGTTATAGCTGCCCGAATCCGGCTTCAGCCGGAAGAGCAGCGGAACTTTGGCAGCACGGGGCGGAGTAGGATGAATGCCGATCAGATTCAGGAAGGAGGTGAAATTCTTCGCAGGCGCCTGATTCAGCCGGCTGATCACTTTGCCCATCATCCCGGTGAAGATATGGACCAGGGCATCTGCCTTCTTGTCTGCCTCAAGCTCCGGCACATCCGTCCATTCCCGGCTGCAATATTGGTAGATTAAGCGTCGTAGCTCGGGAACCAGCTGTTCCTGTTCCCGTTTATCAATAATAGGCATTTGGTTTGGCATTATTTCCCCACGCTTTCAAGGAAGAATGGATAGACCAGATTATATTTGCTGTTGCTGGCCCTGATCGAATAGTCAATGGACACCTCAAGCTCAGAGCGGTCTGAGCGCGGGGTGACCGTAATGTCGTCCACTTCAATGCGCGGCTCCCAGTTCTGCAAGGCTTCTTCAATGAAGCTTCGCAGCAAGGTTGCAGTGCTCATGGTATTGGGTGAGAACACCAGCTCGTTCAGTCTGCAGCCGAAATCCGGCCGCATGACCCGCTCGCCGCGGGCCGTTGACAGAATCAGAATAATGGATTCCCGGATGGAGTCTTCTCCACCGGAGGATCGGACGCTGCCCCGCTGGACAGCAAGTGGATACGTCCAGCCCCGTCCCAAAAAATCTACAACTTCCATCTCTCAGCCTCCTAGTAAGACCGTCCCCGCAGCAGACACTTTCCCTGCCGGAAGGTCGGCCGGATCATTGCATGTCACCGCCGGATCACCGTTTCTGGCAGCCTTTTTCCCGTTGATGAATACCGTTGCGCTTCCGGCGCTGATGGTCCCCTTATTAGTCGGCGGCTTCTGAAACGGGCCTCCCTGCGGAACATGGGCCGGCGTATTCGTAGCCGTAGAATCCATAGTCGCTGCCGGCTGCCCCATAATCTTGACATTCGCGCTTAGCGCACCGTCCAGAATCCCCGTGAAGGGATGCGGCAGCGGGGTGGGAACCATTCCCCCTCCGGCCGGAAGCATGACGATATGCGTATCGGTCGCCAGAATCCGGTCCCCTTGCTTCGCTGCTGGCTGGCCCATAGAGGGCACCCCCTCTCTAATTAATGTTGACCACAGATCCTTTGATCGTCATACTGGCGGCGGCTTTGACCTCCATCCCGGCCGAAGCTTCGATAGCGGTGCCCGCCGATGATTTCATTGCAATGGATTTGGCGGACAGGGACAGCTTGCCTCCCGCCGAGATTTCAATATCTGCACCAGCGGATACCGATACCTTATTCGCCTTGCTGTTCAGAATGATCCGGTTCTTGCCTGATTTGTCGCTAATATGGATCTGCTCCGCGCCGCCCTTGTCATCCAGCTTGATTACGTGACCCTTGGCGGAGGTAAGCGTAATGCTCTCTTCCCCCTTGGTATCGGCGAACTGAATAACATGCCCGCTGCGGGATTTGAACAGGCGGATATTATTCTTGCCGTCCTTGTTGGTCTCCGGCGGTATGTCTTTGCCATTCCACAAGGAGCCAATGATATAGGGGCGGTTGACATCCCCGTTCTCAAAAGCTACCAGCACCTCATCCTCCACCTCCGGCAGGCAAAACGCTCCCCGCTCCTTCCCGGCCATCCAGGACGCCATGCGCGCCCAGTTGGATTCCGGCATCCCCATCAGCGGGATCTTCACCTTCACCAATCCGGGGCCGGGCTTGTCCGCATGGTTCGTAGAGTCATTATTGATGACAATCCCCACCATTACGCCGAAGATCCGTCCCTCGTTCATGATGC is a window encoding:
- a CDS encoding putative baseplate assembly protein, whose amino-acid sequence is MPNQMPIIDKREQEQLVPELRRLIYQYCSREWTDVPELEADKKADALVHIFTGMMGKVISRLNQAPAKNFTSFLNLIGIHPTPPRAAKVPLLFRLKPDSGSYNTVPAGTRVSAQPEQGAEVVFETDKDLTVIMAQPVRAVSLDPQEDQWSNQDHLLAGGAAGRPARLFRGDSTVVHRLYLGHTELLGFQEAGSSLSVYFNRPDAAALSKAAPEQDRTGDLLNHIDWFCFDDEGNSVQLYPSSIAEAQEDEDALWRAVVRFDRLTGVHTKTLAGYEPSGVLREWPGKWIFAELKRPITAGTQMPDIEDIRLELNVVSPQPLPPDVTVNNGNLLDMGKDYYPLGDKPRINDTFYIACGEAFSKPGARITLRVELSEPEISKLPDTPYVRIGWEYWNGQEWLAITGLEERTDEGGAAYGGAALRAVSSLTASGTLSFVCPGIQKLTLGGEEQYWVRARITGGNYGEDAKYEYQDEEVKLGEGSINVAKLKVTQATYAPPSIRKLSIAYSYTLEAHPQTVLTENNFSFADKSAACRNEGEYFKPFYPCTETEPTFYLGFDRDISDLPVSLFFPLTGEQLGRPVVAWEYWDSRRWLTLSVNDEIRGFTRREILQFAVPGDIARRPLFGTEQYWIRARLDEGRFEIVPQVDAILANAVWARNSNTAAGELLGSSNGEENQTVQLSKIPVLPGQLLKVREATGQGTWIPWEEVNTFSVSGSDSRHYMLDRSTGMIMFGDGRSGMIPPMGTDNIVCDYKHGGGASGNVAAGSVSRIWDSYSWLDSVTNPVAADGGFDQEEAEQAELRGPHTLKSWNRGVTAEDMEWLVREAMPQIAKVKCLSAMNRELDFTPGRATLIVVPETDDPRPVPSQELRSEIEAYLCERISAPLNTAEPRIEVIGPDYVRTAVEATVVFTSLDQRKVAEGRIIDNLKQFFHPLKGADGNKGWELGQNLYVSEVYAVIKNTPGVDYVSDVLVKASVQCFTLKLEPLENGPYKPQAAYPKYSLVRSEDNALQFALAEPVDAGDEVKSLVLRGFKENGIIRLRYRSRKPVELIVLTIDGDMLECQTLDEEPLAESYPEGSDLEFDLTDDLTVRTYILSRLDSGAVTFVVKTAVFEEKDIVFLSRTDEYINTTPLKIRTLTSGNIHLEEDELICGGLHLVNKPEEHPFPYLMDKRAGLLHDLTATTAACGLETIRREERRYLTGLSGIPDTVVRCPHCNTLEP
- a CDS encoding GPW/gp25 family protein — encoded protein: MEVVDFLGRGWTYPLAVQRGSVRSSGGEDSIRESIILILSTARGERVMRPDFGCRLNELVFSPNTMSTATLLRSFIEEALQNWEPRIEVDDITVTPRSDRSELEVSIDYSIRASNSKYNLVYPFFLESVGK
- a CDS encoding PAAR domain-containing protein, which translates into the protein MGQPAAKQGDRILATDTHIVMLPAGGGMVPTPLPHPFTGILDGALSANVKIMGQPAATMDSTATNTPAHVPQGGPFQKPPTNKGTISAGSATVFINGKKAARNGDPAVTCNDPADLPAGKVSAAGTVLLGG
- a CDS encoding phage baseplate assembly protein V, whose protein sequence is MSEGPGISNFMDSIMNEGRIFGVMVGIVINNDSTNHADKPGPGLVKVKIPLMGMPESNWARMASWMAGKERGAFCLPEVEDEVLVAFENGDVNRPYIIGSLWNGKDIPPETNKDGKNNIRLFKSRSGHVIQFADTKGEESITLTSAKGHVIKLDDKGGAEQIHISDKSGKNRIILNSKANKVSVSAGADIEISAGGKLSLSAKSIAMKSSAGTAIEASAGMEVKAAASMTIKGSVVNIN